The Verrucomicrobiota bacterium genome contains the following window.
GAACAACGTCTCGAACAACAAAGAAAATGGATCGACCGCCTGAAACAAAAAGCATTTATCAAGATGTTTTAAGGAGATAATCCATCCCCTAAACACGAGTAAATATTTTTAAAAAGTATTTCTTGACTTTTGTATGAAAATTATAGAGGGTATATACATGAAGGCCTCAAAGAAAAATTTAGACAAGGTTTTTGATACCTTACCACTTAGTGATCATTCAGGCTTTACCCTAATCGAAGTAGTCATCTCGATTACTATTATGGCTATTGCTGCCATAAGTGTGACTGCAGGATTTATTTACACTCAAAAATCAGCGGTAAATGATGCCTACAATACGGGTGCTGTAAGAGTTCTTCAAATGCACGTAGAAAGAATCATGGCTATGTCTGTAGCAGATCTTGTAGCGCAAGAAATTATTACTTATAACTATAGCGGTCTGAGGGTTACGTCACTTTCCTCCACTGATGCCCAAAATCAACTCACAAATGCGACATTAAAGCCATTTATAATCTATTCAGGTTCACCCGCGGTAGCTTCTACCCTTTATGCTACAGAAGATGCGGTAATTGCTTATTCGACCCTGATAACCGTGGCTGTTGTGCCTGTTACCGGTACTTTTAATGGGGCTAGTTATACAAAAAACTTCAAAAAGGCTACTGTTACTACTTATTGGCAAAATATGCGCGGACAAACCATGTCAAGTTCAAATGTTATCATGAGGTCGGATGGAAAATAATATTATGAAACAATCATCATCCAAAGCCTTTACCTTGATTGAGGTGATTACCTCTCTGAGTATTTTCTCGATCTGTATGGCTATGGCAATGAGTGCATTTTTCGCCACTTCTAAAATATTCTATTTTACGCGGGTTCTGGATCTGGCCCATAACCAAGTACGAGGTGCAGCAGATAAAATATCGACATTAAACCGTCAATCAGTTTATTACCCCACTATTTACTCGAATACATCATCCTCCTACAATCCTGGTCTTGCTATTTCTAGTAATATAATAAATGAGATACATACTTCAGGAGGTCTACAAATCACAAATGTGCTCCGTTTCGGTAATGAAGTGCGCATCATGTATGAGGGGTATGGGTTGACTCTTTCCGGAGATGTCGCCATCGGGGCAACCCAAATCACCATTTCAAATACCGGCACCTTGGTATCTGTAGCCTCGGTTCCCACTGTGTTTTCTACAATAACAGCTTCTAATTCCGTGAGTAATCCAGATAATAATCTACGTCTCACACCTTCAACCATCAACAATGCCGGGTATGATTCGTGTTATATTGTCATGAATAACTCCCTTGCAAATGCTGCTATTACGAACGTTATCTCGACTAACCCAAATGTAACGATTTTTCAATTAGGTGCTCCTTTTACAAACTCCGCAAATGCTCCTGCACCATCGGGTGCCCAAATTTACGTTGGGAAAACTGGCCGGTTTATTGTATTAAATCAAGAACTCCGTTTTTACCCTGCTTTAAACAGTTCTCAATATGACACTCTCATGGTAAATGTGACCAGTGGAAGACCATTTACGTCACTCAAGGATCTGATACGACTTCTGCTACGACTCTCAATAGAGGACCTCTCCTGACCATTGATTTGGCTTATTCATCACCGGGGGATATTACCGGAAAAGGCGTTTACCGTATTGTTACTCGTTCATGCATGAGGACTGATCCTTCATCAAAAAACAGTAATACGATCGCAGCAGGTGGAATAAATTCTGAAGCGGATAACAATGACAATTAAGGAGGCGTTATGAAACAAATAAACTCGAATAATACTCATGGCTCAACACTAATCATTGTAATGGGAGCAGTCGTGTTACTCGCTGCGTTATTAGGAACTGCGGCTTCCCTGAACCAAAATTCAAAACTATTGGCAAGTCGTTCTACAGAAGTGATTGATACCACACTGGCTGCCGATACAGGAATGCAACGCATGTTTGGCGAAATGGATGCGCTATTATCAATTCCTGGTAGCTTACCTGATAATGTGACATTCACGACATTATACAATAAATTCAGCGCAACTAATGTTCCCCTCGATATCTTTCCTGTATCACAATATAGAGTACTTAATTATAATGTTATTCCATTAACAACTAATGGAATTCCAGCAAACATCCCTGATAGTAATATTGTTGATGGCAAGTCGTACCGGTTTTTAGGTGTTGTCTGGGTACAAAGTATAAAAAATCCCGCAGTTATATCTAAAATCCAGCAAGAAATGCAATTTATCTTCCGTCCACTGTACCAATATGCCATCTTTTATAATCCTGATTTAGAAATGTTTAACGGCCCAGCCATGGTCATAAGTGGAAAAGTACATGCAAACGGTGGAATCAATCAATTTAACTCTGGACAACTCACATTTAATGGAGGCGTTACCTCCGTGAATAGTGTAACGAATAGAGGACTTCCCTCTACGAGAGGTGCATCTAGAACGACCGCGGCCACTACTCGGACATATAATAGCGGTCCTCCAAGTTTAACAACAAATAAAAAGCTACCAGGAACAGATGTACCGACAAATAGTGCATTTATGGGAGTGAACCCAAATATGAGCACAAATGGGGCAATAGAGTTGATCCAAAGACCGATATTAGGAAGTGTTAACGGCACAAACTTTACTCGTTATGGGGCATTAACAAATGCTGCTGAAGCGACTGATGACCCGTATGCTCCTATACTTGGGGTGCCGTTAACCGATGAATCCCAAGTAAATACAAGGTTATTTTATAAAGCTGATCTCAGGATACTTGTGGATAATGCGAGAATCCCTCAGTTTTATACGGGTGAGGTTACTGAAAGTAATCCTAATGGCTCGCAAATCCCTATGCTCCTGACAAATACAGTCGTCTCGACTAATGGCGTCACTAATTTGGTTGTTCTCACAAATCAAACCTATTTGACACTCCTAAACTCTGTCACTACCACCAATAGAATCAGTGATTTCCGTTGGGCTGGAGGTATGACTTCAAACACGGGCTCTGCTGGGATTACAAATATTCGAACAACTGAGTTTGATATTTCACGGATAGTACATACAAATAATGGAAGTGTTCACTCAAATCTCACGAGTTATAATACAACGAACATATTAGGTACGACTATTGTTACGAATACCACTCCCATCCCAGAATTTAACGGCCTAGTATATATATCTAATACAGAAGGGAGTTCAACAAATAAACAGGGTGTCGTACTGAGGAATGGTACTTATCTACCAGATAAAGTGATTAATAACGGGGTTACAAATATTAACAGGATTAATCTTGGACTTTCTGTCGTAACTGATAATCCCTTATATATTATTGGTGATTATAATACCGGAAGGACTGGGACTCTTGTTGGATCAAACAATAATCCTAATAATAAGGACACCACATTTAATCTGACTAATTCCACATCTGTTGGTTATACGAGACGTCCGGCATCTGTCATGGCCGATGCGGTCACTATTCTCTCCCAGAACTACATATCAAAAATGACTAATGCAAATTATAATACAAGAACAACTCCCGTAACTACTGTAAACACTGCCATTTTAGCCGGGTTTGTTCCCTCAACAATTAGCTCAAATAGTGTTGCCGATGGATTTCTCTCTGGAGGTGTCCATAATTTCCCAAGATTCCTAGAGAACTGGAATAATGTTAAATTAGTAATTAACGGCTCGCTTGTGAATATATATAATAGCGAACAGGGTACCTCCCCATTCTATTGTAATCCAGGTAGTAGTGAAACACCAACTAATATATCTGCATCTTCATTTGCACAATATTATAGTGCTCCCACACGCGTTTGGAATTTTGATGTTAACTATCTGGATCCCACTAAGCTCCCTCCAGGTACTCCTATGGTTCGGGATTTTACCTTAGGCCAATGGGCTAAGCTTCCGTAGCAGTAGTACTTTTCAAAAAAAGAAATTCTACTATTCTTGAGCTCTCACCCAACGTGAGAGCTCAGCTGTCATCTCATAACGCAAGAGAGGGGTGATCAGGTAGATTCCTTTGAAATAACTTAATATCTCAGAGGCGATCTCTGTGCAAAGTGCATGGCTCACAGGGAGGGCGGCATCACCTTCCTTCCCTTTCATCTGCTCACGTATCCCCTCTGGGATACTGATGCCGGGTACTTCATTATGGAGGAACTCAGCATTCCGGTATCCGATCAGGGGCATGACCCCGACGAGAATGGGTATGCCTAAGTGTTTTGTCTTTTCATAAGTAATTTTAACCAGTGCCGGATCAAAAACCGGTTGGGTCATAGCAAATTGCGCACCGGCCGCGATCTTTTGTTCGAGTTTACGGACCTGGGAGTCGATATTTTTGGCATTAGGATTAAAGGCACAGCCGATGGTAAACCGTGTCGGTTTCTTAATATCTTTTCCCGCGTGGTTAAAGCCTTCATTAAGCCTTTTAATCATCTGGATAAGGGCCACCGAGGCCACATCATAAACCGATGTCGCGCTGGGATGATCCCCGACTTTTGCTGGATCCCCTGTCAGGGCGAGGACATGGTGTATCCCGAGTGCAGACATCCCCATCAGCTCGGACTGGATCCCGAGGATATTCCTGTCACGACAAGCCAAGTGCAGCATAGGCATCACCCCTGCTTGCTGGGTCAGGACCCCCATGGCCAGATTACTAATCCTGAGGATCGCCAGGGAATTATCCGCCAATGTCACCGCATCGGTCCCTGCCTCTTTTAAAGCCTTTGCCCCATCGATAAACTTGCCTGTATTCATCGTCTTTGGAGGATCAAGCTCGGTGACGATCAATGTCCTTTTCTTGATAATGTCCAGGATCGTCTCATCCTCTTCCTGTACGCTTGCGGAAAGAGGCTCAATAATTGATTTCTTTTCCGTGAAAACCTTTTCGTGCACCGGCTCTTGTTTACCGATACCCGCGCGTAATGCCCTTATATGAGCTGGGGTCGTCCCACAACATCCACCGACGATCGACACTCCCTCCTCCAAAAAACGTTTGGCAATCGCTGCAAAATACTCCGGTGGGGTCTCATAATGGAACCGCCCATCATGGAATTCCGGTCGCCCTGCATTTGGATATACTGCTAATTTCCTCCCCGCATGGAGGGGCACTTGTTTTAGGATATTCGCCGCAGCCCGGGGTCCGGTCACACAGTTAAACCCGACGACATTTGCCCCCATTTTCTCGAGTTCGTCAAATAAACCGATTACAGGTTCCCCCGATGAAAAGCGCATGGACTCACCACAGGTGATCATACAAATGGACGGGATCACCGCACTCAGGCGGCGTAATGCCTCCAAGGCAATTTTGATCTCAGCAGGGTGAATAAATGTTTCGAGGATAATCACATCGACGCCACCATCAATAAGCGCGGCAATTTGCTCGGTAAATGTGGAACGCACCTCATCCACCTTGTCCTTGATAAAGACCTCCGTCATCCCCGTCGGGCCGACCGAGCCTGCGACAAAACCCTGCCCTGCAGCAATCACCGCCTGGCGCGCAATTTGCACCCCCGCTAGATTGATCGCCCTCACCTGCTCGTGGAGCCCATGTTTATAAAGACGAAAATAATTTGCACCAAAGGTATTCGTCTCAATCAACTGGGACCCTGCCTCCAAATACTCACCGTGAATACCCGTAATCAATTCATGTTTCGTCAGGTTTAACTCTTCCAAACAAGACTCATAGGATATCCCTTTTTCAAAAAGGTAAGTTCCCATCGCCCCGTCCCCGACCAATACATTTTGATTAATAAATTCTAAAAAATTACTCATAGCACATTACAAAAAAAATGTTCCGTGTTTCCACGGAACAATGATTGATCGTTATATAAATTTTCATTCCTCCAAGCAAGCTCGCCCTAGGAAGCCGCGATTTCGAGTTGGGTAAAGGTGAATTTACCGTCTTTGACACCCACTTCTATCGGCTCATGAAGGCGCAATTGCTCCTTTAATATTTCTTCAGCCAATGGATCCTTGAGTAACGTCTCGATAGTCCGGCGAATCGGTCTGGCTCCGTATTGGGGATCAAACCCCTTTTCGAGAACTAGATTTTTGGCCTCATCATTGACATTGAGCACATACCCTTTGGAAGTGATCCGCTCGGTCACCTTTTTGATTTCAATACTGATAATCTTAATCAGGTTCTCTTTATTTAATGAGTGGAAAACGATAATATCATCCATACGGTTAATAAACTCTGGGCGGAATGCCTTTTTAGCTTCCTCCATGATTTTACCCTTCATATTTTCATAATCGGCACTTTCTGTGGACACACCAAATCCCATGGATGTCTGTTTCCTGAGCATATCAGCTCCGACATTTGATGTCATAATGATAATCGTATTGCGGAAGTCCACCTTGCGCCCGAGTCCATCAGTGAGCACTCCATCTTCAAGGACTTGGAGCATGATATTTAACACATCAGGATGCGCTTTTTCGACCTCGTCAAAAAGCACGACAGAATACGGGCGACGACGCACTTTTTCGGTCAGCTGGCCGCCTTCTTCATATCCCACATATCCGGGAGGTGAGCCGACCATACGCGATACGTTGAATTTCTCCATGTATTCGGACATATCCACTTGGATCAATGCATCCTTATCCCCAAACATGAACTCCGCAATCTCGCGGGCCATAAGTGTCTTACCCACCCCTGTCGGCCCGAGGAATACAAATGTACCGATCGGGCGTTTGGGATCCTTTAAATCGGCACGGGAACGGCGTAAAGCTTTTGATATCGCCGAAGCGGCCTCTGGTTGCCCAATGACTTTGTCTTTGAGGAAATCCTCCATCTGGAGCAGTCGTAATTTATCCTCGGCACTCATCCTGTTCAGGGGTACCCCTGTCCATTTTGAAATGACATGCATGATATCTTCTTCACCAATAATCGTGCGTGACTGGTCACGCTTGGTTTTCCATTCTTCAATAAATTTATCGAGGTCTTCTTTTGTTTTCTTTTCCCTGTCCCTTAATGAAGCCGCCTTTTCAAAATCCTGGGATTTGATCGCATCTTCTTTCTCGACTTTGACTTTTTCGATCTCCGTCTCCATGATTTTTAACTCCGGGGGGCGGTTCATACTCGCGATACGGGCGCGGGCCCCTGCTTCATCCATGATATCAATCGCCTTATCCGGCAAAAACCTCCCCGTCAAATAACGGTCGGAAAGTTTTGCTGAAGCTTCTAATGCCCCATCAGTGTAATGGGCTTTATGGTGATCCTCATATTTTGGACGTAATCCTTTTAAAATTTCAATGGTTTGATCCACACTCGGTGCTTCGACGATGACTGTCTGGAAACGCCTTTCTAAGGCTGAGTCTTTTTCAATAAATTTACGGTACTCATTTAATGTCGTGGCTCCGATACATTGCAATTCAGCGCGGGAAAGCGCAGGCTTAATGATATTCGATGCATCCATGGCTCCTTCGGCAGATCCCGCCCCGACGATGGTATGGAGTTCATCAATGAACAAGATGACGTTTTTGACACGGCGTATCTCATCCATGACGGCTTTGATCCGTTCCTCAAATTGGCCACGGTATTTTGTTCCTGCTACCATGAGGGCTAAATCCAAGGTAATAACTTTTTTATCAGCCAGAATGTCTGGCACCTCACCGGAGGATATCCGCTGGGCGAGGCCCTCCGCAATCGCAGTCTTTCCCACACCGGCTTCCCCGAGAAGCACAGGATTATTCTTGGTACGGCGGCAAAGGATCTGGATGACCCTCTCGATTTCATTAGCCCGTCCGATGACGGGATCGAGCTCTCCTTTTCTAGCCATCTCTGTCAGGTCACGCCCAAAAGCTTTTAAGGCCGGTGTCTTTAAATCCTTTTTGTCCCCTGATCCAGCAGGTGGTATATTCCCAGCGGAAGCGACTCCCGGGGTTTCCCCATCGAAATTACCCGACTCACCACCTTGGGCAAAGTTAGGATCCAGTTCCTTAAGGATTTCATTTCGGGCCCTATCGATATCCACATCCAGATTTTTTAAGACTCGGGCAGCCACACCATCACCCTCACGCAAAAGGCCGAGAAGAATGTGTTCTGTCCCGATATAAGAATGGTTCAGTGCCTTAGCTTCTTTACCCGCCAGAGCCAAAACCTTCTTTACACGCGGGGTATACGGGATATTCCCTGAAATCTTTGTCTCCGGGCCGGTGCCGACCTGTTTCTCGACTTCCATACGGACTGTCTCAAGATCCAAACCCATTTTTTGAAGGACATTCACAGCCACACCCTGACCGAGCTTTATCAACCCGAGCAAAAGGTGTTCAGTCCCGACATAATTATGATTAAAACGTTCGGCCTCCTTGCGGGCGAGTGCTAGAACCTGTTGTGCACGTGGAGTAAAATTATTCATCATTCCCCCTCCTGGATTGTCTCTTGTTTACTGGTTATGTGAACCTTTGGGCTCGGTGTAGAAAGTAGTTTGCCCCTGATGATTCCAGCACGTAATACATCCCTTTCCTCGGCGGAAAGTTTACGTGATTCACTTTTCTGCAAATGGGCTGGCTGGGTCGCGATGAATAAATCATCAATCAGGGGCCTTAAGCTTTCTGCGAACATCTCCATGTCCACTCCCATTTTCATAATTGAAAGCAAATTTGTCGCTTCTTTGGAAGTCATCGTATAGGCATTTGTCAGGACACCATAAGCTCGTCCCACTTGATCATTCACCGTGGCGACTTTACTTTCAATGAGTGTACCCCGGGCATTGTCTTCGTGCTCGATTATCTGGGCGACGACTTTTGTCAACCGGTCGATTATTTCCTGCTCCGACTCACCCAGGGTCGTCTGATTGGAAATCTGGAAAAGATTACCACTGGCTTCGGTCCCCTCCCCGTATAATCCGCGGACAGCCAGTCCGAGTTTATTCACAGCCTGTATGATCTGGTTAATCTGCTCGGAAAGCACTAACCCTGGCAAATGTAACATCACGGAAGCCCTCATTCCAGTCCCGACATTTGTCGGGCATGCCGTGAGGAACCCTATCTTCGTGGAAAAGGCGAAATCCAAGGCCTCATTGAGCTCGTCATCGACTTTATCGATCGTATTCCATGTTTTTAGGAGGTTAAATCCGGTATGGATCGACTGCATCCGTAGGTGATCCTCCTCATTAATCATGATACTCAAGGTCTCGTCTTTATTGATCACCAGCCCGCTTCCCATGTTCTTGGCAGCGTGTTCACGGCTTACGAGGTGTTTTTCGACTAAAATCTGTTTTTCCAGAGCTGTGTATTGATCCATGGAGCTACTGACTTTCGCTCCTTTCATCTCAGGTAATGCTTTCACGCTGGGTTGGATTGTTTCAAGAACCTTGATCCTATCCGCCTTTTTAGCCCACCCTGGAAAAGCCACCCCGCGGAGATTACGGGCCAAGCGGATACGGCTGCTCATCACGATTCTCTGAGCTGATTGCTTGAAAGCAGGATCATCGAGCTGACTTTTAGATGTTTTGGTCTGTTTCATGGATGCCGATTAATCAAGAGCATTTAATTTGCCATAAATGCCGCTTAATACATTAATTTTGTCTGTCATAGAGAAAAGCGCAAATGCTTTCTTTATAAATATTTGAATCAAAAGAACTAAACCATACCCTAAACGATAGGTTCACCCTCAACTTTCGTCAGCTCTTTGAATGCAGCGATCATTTTTTTTGTCACTGTCCCCGGTTTTCCTGAGCCGATTTGTCTCATATCCACCTTTGTGACAGGGACAATTTCTGCCGCTGTGCCCGTGATAAACATCTCATCGGCATTATAGACATCATACCGGGTCAACTGGCTTTCGACCATTTCAATATTAAAATGAACAGCTAAATCAAAAATGACGTCACGAGTAATTCCTTTTAATGCGCCTGCACTGCTCAACGGGGTGAATATTTTACCTTTATTCACCAAGAAAATATTATCCCCGGTGCATTCAGCCACATAACCTTCATTATTCAGCATGATCGCCTCTTCACAACCACACTGGCGGGCTTCGATCTTCGCAAGAATGTTATTCAGATAATTCAAGGATTTGATGGATGGATTTAATGCGGCGTGCGACATACGGCGCGTGGCCACAGTGGCGATCGTTAATCCCTTATCGTAATATTCCTTTGGATAGAGTTGGATTTTATCGGCGATAATGAATACGCTGGGCTTCACACAATTCCATGGACTTAAGCCTAAGTTCCCCACTCCTCGGGTGACCACCAAGCGGATGTACCCGTCATAAACTTTATTCATCTTACAGGCCTTAACCGTCGCCTCACAAATTTCCTTATGACTCATGGGAATCGTCAGCAAGATCGCTTTGGCAGAATAGAATAAACGCTCGATATGTTCTTTCAGTTTAAAGACCCGTCCATGGTAAGCCCGAATGCCTTCAAACACTCCGTCCCCATAAAGTAATCCATGGTCAAAAACGGATATTTTCGCATTCTTCTGATCAACAAATTTTCCATCCAAATATATCTTCATTTCGCCTCCTGTAATACAGCTTATTTGAACCGAAAAACATGATGACCCGCAAGGGAAATTCCGCAAGCATTCGCACCCTATGATTGACAGCTTGAGATTTTGGAATTTTCCGTTATAGATAATCAAACCATGACCTTCCCCTCATTACCCCGACTCATCCTGCTCGCTGTCCTTATGCTCCATATTTCTGGGTGCGCTGGCCCGACCACGGTGGTAGAAGGTAATGGGTATGGCGATTATAATGTCATGAATGTCCCTGGTGGACCTGCGGGCGAAAGATACATGGAAAATCTCCCCCAAAATAATCCTGCTAACTGGAATGACGGCATCATGCCGTATAATCCCGACCCGGATCCGGGTGAATCAATGGATTAGACGAATTTACCGTCCCTCATCTGGAGCTGGATATCACCCTTCTCGGCTAATTCTTTTTCATGGGTCACTAATAGGAGTGTTTTTTTCTCCCTCCTGACTAACCCGATCAATAACGAGGCAATTTGCTCTGCATTACCGCTATCCAGATTTCCGGTGGGCTCATCGGCGAAAATAATATCAGGGTCATTGATCAGGCACCGCGCAATAGCGACCCGCTGCTGTTCGCCTCCCGAGAGCTCCAGCGGTTTATGGTTCTTTCTCGACCCTAATCCGACCTCCTCCAATAATCGAGCGGCACGATCGAGATCATGTTTTCCTCGGATCATAGCGGGAAGATGGACATTTTCGAGTGCATCAAGCTCGGGCAAAAGCTGGAAAGCCTGGAAAATAAACCCAAACCGGTTATTCCTCAAAAAACTCAATTCCCCGGATGTCATCGTCCCCAAGCTACGTCCTTCTAAAAGAATTTCGCCACTGGTCGGTTTATCCAGAGCTCCGAAAAGCTGGAGAAGCGTGCTTTTTCCCGCCCCGGAGGCCCCTCTGATCGTGGTGACTTTACCCTGAGTGATTTTCACATCCACCCCCTTGAGCGCATCGACTTGCACCTTACCGAGGAAATATGTCTTAAAAACATTTCGAGACTCTAACATAGAAACCCTTTATTTCTTCTTCATCCTGCCAGTGGCGAGAGCCGCGGCGAGATTAATCGCCGAAATCATGCTCTCGGGACTGGCTTTACCTTTGCCCGCAATATCAAATGCCGTGCCATGATCCGGGGAGGTCCTCACGACCGGCAGTCCTAGGGTGACATTGACCCCTGTATCAAATGATAACATCTTCAAGGGGATCAGGCCCTGATCATGATACATGCATACCACTGCATCATAAACACCCCGTAACGCATAATAAAAGGCTGTATCCGGGCTCAAGGGACCAGATAAATGAATATTACGCCCGAGCAATTTGCGCGCCTGTGAAATAGCCGGGGCGATG
Protein-coding sequences here:
- a CDS encoding prepilin-type N-terminal cleavage/methylation domain-containing protein, with protein sequence MKASKKNLDKVFDTLPLSDHSGFTLIEVVISITIMAIAAISVTAGFIYTQKSAVNDAYNTGAVRVLQMHVERIMAMSVADLVAQEIITYNYSGLRVTSLSSTDAQNQLTNATLKPFIIYSGSPAVASTLYATEDAVIAYSTLITVAVVPVTGTFNGASYTKNFKKATVTTYWQNMRGQTMSSSNVIMRSDGK
- a CDS encoding prepilin-type N-terminal cleavage/methylation domain-containing protein, coding for MKQSSSKAFTLIEVITSLSIFSICMAMAMSAFFATSKIFYFTRVLDLAHNQVRGAADKISTLNRQSVYYPTIYSNTSSSYNPGLAISSNIINEIHTSGGLQITNVLRFGNEVRIMYEGYGLTLSGDVAIGATQITISNTGTLVSVASVPTVFSTITASNSVSNPDNNLRLTPSTINNAGYDSCYIVMNNSLANAAITNVISTNPNVTIFQLGAPFTNSANAPAPSGAQIYVGKTGRFIVLNQELRFYPALNSSQYDTLMVNVTSGRPFTSLKDLIRLLLRLSIEDLS
- a CDS encoding bifunctional homocysteine S-methyltransferase/methylenetetrahydrofolate reductase codes for the protein MSNFLEFINQNVLVGDGAMGTYLFEKGISYESCLEELNLTKHELITGIHGEYLEAGSQLIETNTFGANYFRLYKHGLHEQVRAINLAGVQIARQAVIAAGQGFVAGSVGPTGMTEVFIKDKVDEVRSTFTEQIAALIDGGVDVIILETFIHPAEIKIALEALRRLSAVIPSICMITCGESMRFSSGEPVIGLFDELEKMGANVVGFNCVTGPRAAANILKQVPLHAGRKLAVYPNAGRPEFHDGRFHYETPPEYFAAIAKRFLEEGVSIVGGCCGTTPAHIRALRAGIGKQEPVHEKVFTEKKSIIEPLSASVQEEDETILDIIKKRTLIVTELDPPKTMNTGKFIDGAKALKEAGTDAVTLADNSLAILRISNLAMGVLTQQAGVMPMLHLACRDRNILGIQSELMGMSALGIHHVLALTGDPAKVGDHPSATSVYDVASVALIQMIKRLNEGFNHAGKDIKKPTRFTIGCAFNPNAKNIDSQVRKLEQKIAAGAQFAMTQPVFDPALVKITYEKTKHLGIPILVGVMPLIGYRNAEFLHNEVPGISIPEGIREQMKGKEGDAALPVSHALCTEIASEILSYFKGIYLITPLLRYEMTAELSRWVRAQE
- a CDS encoding ATP-dependent Clp protease ATP-binding subunit, producing the protein MNNFTPRAQQVLALARKEAERFNHNYVGTEHLLLGLIKLGQGVAVNVLQKMGLDLETVRMEVEKQVGTGPETKISGNIPYTPRVKKVLALAGKEAKALNHSYIGTEHILLGLLREGDGVAARVLKNLDVDIDRARNEILKELDPNFAQGGESGNFDGETPGVASAGNIPPAGSGDKKDLKTPALKAFGRDLTEMARKGELDPVIGRANEIERVIQILCRRTKNNPVLLGEAGVGKTAIAEGLAQRISSGEVPDILADKKVITLDLALMVAGTKYRGQFEERIKAVMDEIRRVKNVILFIDELHTIVGAGSAEGAMDASNIIKPALSRAELQCIGATTLNEYRKFIEKDSALERRFQTVIVEAPSVDQTIEILKGLRPKYEDHHKAHYTDGALEASAKLSDRYLTGRFLPDKAIDIMDEAGARARIASMNRPPELKIMETEIEKVKVEKEDAIKSQDFEKAASLRDREKKTKEDLDKFIEEWKTKRDQSRTIIGEEDIMHVISKWTGVPLNRMSAEDKLRLLQMEDFLKDKVIGQPEAASAISKALRRSRADLKDPKRPIGTFVFLGPTGVGKTLMAREIAEFMFGDKDALIQVDMSEYMEKFNVSRMVGSPPGYVGYEEGGQLTEKVRRRPYSVVLFDEVEKAHPDVLNIMLQVLEDGVLTDGLGRKVDFRNTIIIMTSNVGADMLRKQTSMGFGVSTESADYENMKGKIMEEAKKAFRPEFINRMDDIIVFHSLNKENLIKIISIEIKKVTERITSKGYVLNVNDEAKNLVLEKGFDPQYGARPIRRTIETLLKDPLAEEILKEQLRLHEPIEVGVKDGKFTFTQLEIAAS
- a CDS encoding protein arginine kinase; translated protein: MKQTKTSKSQLDDPAFKQSAQRIVMSSRIRLARNLRGVAFPGWAKKADRIKVLETIQPSVKALPEMKGAKVSSSMDQYTALEKQILVEKHLVSREHAAKNMGSGLVINKDETLSIMINEEDHLRMQSIHTGFNLLKTWNTIDKVDDELNEALDFAFSTKIGFLTACPTNVGTGMRASVMLHLPGLVLSEQINQIIQAVNKLGLAVRGLYGEGTEASGNLFQISNQTTLGESEQEIIDRLTKVVAQIIEHEDNARGTLIESKVATVNDQVGRAYGVLTNAYTMTSKEATNLLSIMKMGVDMEMFAESLRPLIDDLFIATQPAHLQKSESRKLSAEERDVLRAGIIRGKLLSTPSPKVHITSKQETIQEGE
- the ilvE gene encoding branched-chain-amino-acid transaminase, whose amino-acid sequence is MKIYLDGKFVDQKNAKISVFDHGLLYGDGVFEGIRAYHGRVFKLKEHIERLFYSAKAILLTIPMSHKEICEATVKACKMNKVYDGYIRLVVTRGVGNLGLSPWNCVKPSVFIIADKIQLYPKEYYDKGLTIATVATRRMSHAALNPSIKSLNYLNNILAKIEARQCGCEEAIMLNNEGYVAECTGDNIFLVNKGKIFTPLSSAGALKGITRDVIFDLAVHFNIEMVESQLTRYDVYNADEMFITGTAAEIVPVTKVDMRQIGSGKPGTVTKKMIAAFKELTKVEGEPIV
- a CDS encoding ABC transporter ATP-binding protein, whose amino-acid sequence is MLESRNVFKTYFLGKVQVDALKGVDVKITQGKVTTIRGASGAGKSTLLQLFGALDKPTSGEILLEGRSLGTMTSGELSFLRNNRFGFIFQAFQLLPELDALENVHLPAMIRGKHDLDRAARLLEEVGLGSRKNHKPLELSGGEQQRVAIARCLINDPDIIFADEPTGNLDSGNAEQIASLLIGLVRREKKTLLLVTHEKELAEKGDIQLQMRDGKFV